One Amorphoplanes digitatis genomic window carries:
- a CDS encoding SgcJ/EcaC family oxidoreductase, with protein sequence MGSRPGADRQAIDDVLAEVTRAWDAADADAYGRCFTADASYVTFVGTAYQGRADITESRSALFRAFTKGTRMASETLRVTFLCPHAAVVVGRGDTFKRRRPAGSAPQTGSGR encoded by the coding sequence GTGGGAAGCCGGCCGGGCGCCGACCGGCAGGCAATCGACGACGTACTGGCCGAGGTAACGCGCGCCTGGGATGCCGCCGACGCCGACGCGTACGGCCGCTGCTTCACCGCCGACGCCAGCTATGTCACCTTCGTCGGCACCGCCTACCAGGGTCGCGCCGACATCACCGAGAGCCGCAGCGCACTGTTCCGGGCCTTCACCAAGGGCACCCGGATGGCGTCGGAGACCCTCCGCGTGACGTTCCTCTGCCCGCACGCCGCGGTCGTGGTCGGCCGCGGCGACACGTTCAAACGCCGCCGCCCCGCGGGTTCCGCGCCTCAGACCGGCTCGGGCAGATAG
- a CDS encoding eCIS core domain-containing protein, producing the protein MRKRADGRDRELPEAKEAAIGKVVPPLSNRMLMRAMTQPGDALERDADRGGDARETDRGGGLLPRAVVETLAGPGRPLDGATMAAMQQRFGRDFSAVRLHTDGAAERSAEQVGAAAYTVGSDIVVGAGRYTPGLLGHELAHVVQGGPTLKRFHLPHGTHQGAKWDETAKVAGTYADMLATVRSIIAASVSYGTTVNMDTFVENCGGSSAGRKISKKLGSDMPTVKSMLLPRYLLTSRAGLLDMRHFFQLLYISHFVSSASPGTSGNRSATRQGREHELEAESESRFGAEDATSNAIGAYTGSRLAGSPQSDDLYDTVKDMLDRCDPVDFAALSAPSKSAILHFYGDLVSDPRPKSPGDMIPANQNESAVPPLLTIPEFAGKERSFPFVIDPDDPKTITDTDFLKGALSVDDDDDVREFTYTQRPEVIKLLTPQEKVRMAELAFEGWVADGDISAIEVLYTNSTAAEKAMIRKAIDPSDLSNGDQEARLEAIFRR; encoded by the coding sequence GTGAGGAAGCGGGCCGATGGGCGGGACCGTGAGCTGCCGGAGGCGAAAGAGGCCGCGATCGGCAAGGTCGTCCCGCCGCTGTCCAACCGGATGCTCATGCGCGCCATGACCCAACCCGGCGACGCGCTGGAGCGCGACGCCGACCGCGGCGGCGACGCTCGGGAGACGGACCGCGGCGGTGGCCTGCTGCCCCGCGCCGTCGTCGAGACGCTCGCGGGTCCCGGCCGGCCGCTCGACGGCGCGACCATGGCCGCCATGCAGCAGCGGTTCGGGCGGGACTTCTCCGCTGTCCGGTTGCACACCGACGGCGCGGCGGAACGTTCGGCCGAGCAGGTCGGTGCGGCCGCGTACACGGTCGGGTCGGACATCGTCGTCGGCGCCGGGCGGTACACGCCCGGGCTGCTCGGGCACGAGCTCGCCCACGTGGTGCAGGGCGGCCCGACGCTCAAGCGCTTCCACCTGCCGCACGGCACGCACCAGGGCGCCAAGTGGGACGAGACGGCCAAGGTTGCCGGCACCTACGCCGACATGCTGGCCACCGTCAGGTCGATCATCGCGGCCTCCGTCTCGTACGGCACGACGGTCAACATGGACACCTTCGTGGAGAACTGCGGCGGCTCCTCGGCCGGGCGGAAGATCTCCAAGAAGCTCGGCTCGGACATGCCGACGGTCAAGTCCATGCTGCTGCCGCGCTACCTGCTGACCAGCCGCGCCGGCCTGCTCGACATGCGGCACTTCTTCCAGCTGCTCTACATCTCGCACTTCGTCTCGTCCGCGTCGCCCGGCACCAGCGGCAACCGGTCCGCCACCCGGCAGGGCCGCGAGCATGAGCTGGAGGCCGAGTCGGAGTCGCGTTTCGGCGCCGAGGATGCCACCTCCAACGCGATCGGGGCGTACACCGGCAGCCGGCTGGCCGGCTCGCCGCAGTCCGACGACCTGTACGACACCGTCAAGGACATGCTGGACCGGTGCGACCCGGTCGACTTCGCCGCGCTCAGCGCGCCCAGCAAGTCGGCGATCCTGCACTTCTACGGCGACCTCGTCAGCGACCCGAGGCCGAAGAGCCCCGGCGACATGATCCCGGCCAATCAGAACGAGTCCGCGGTGCCGCCGCTGCTGACCATCCCGGAGTTCGCCGGGAAGGAGCGCTCGTTCCCGTTCGTCATCGACCCGGACGATCCCAAGACCATCACCGACACCGATTTCCTCAAGGGCGCGCTGAGCGTGGACGACGATGACGACGTCCGCGAGTTCACGTACACCCAGCGGCCGGAGGTGATCAAGCTGCTGACGCCGCAGGAGAAGGTGCGGATGGCGGAGCTGGCGTTCGAGGGCTGGGTGGCGGACGGCGACATTTCCG